A genome region from Blautia coccoides includes the following:
- a CDS encoding ABC transporter ATP-binding protein, producing the protein MEPILNIENLTKTYGTLPNQTKALDGITFQVMPGEFLGIMGSSGSGKSTLLNCIATVIKPTGGSIVMDGRNLQSIGGKALAEYRGKTVGYLFQNFELLDNLTGRENILLPASLHNVTEKESHMRLMQLAKYLEITDVLDKFPMQMSGGQQQRVAAARAMILLPKLILADEPTGALDSKSAKNIMEKLSGLNRDEQATILMVTHDTNAASFCRRILFIQDGVIFHELRRGDESQQDFYRRILKVMAQLGGGSCNVL; encoded by the coding sequence ATGGAACCCATTTTAAATATTGAAAACCTGACAAAAACATATGGTACTTTGCCGAACCAAACCAAGGCCCTGGATGGGATCACCTTTCAGGTGATGCCCGGAGAATTTCTGGGGATCATGGGAAGCAGCGGCTCCGGAAAGTCTACGCTGCTCAACTGTATTGCGACGGTGATCAAACCCACCGGCGGCAGTATCGTGATGGATGGCAGGAATCTGCAGTCCATAGGCGGCAAGGCATTGGCGGAATACCGGGGAAAAACCGTGGGCTACCTGTTTCAGAACTTTGAACTGCTGGACAATCTCACCGGCCGGGAAAATATTCTGCTGCCTGCTTCGCTCCACAATGTAACAGAAAAAGAGAGTCATATGCGTCTTATGCAGTTGGCAAAATATCTGGAAATTACGGATGTACTTGACAAATTTCCCATGCAGATGTCCGGCGGTCAGCAGCAGCGTGTGGCAGCAGCCAGAGCTATGATCCTCCTTCCTAAGCTGATCCTTGCTGATGAACCTACAGGCGCATTGGATAGTAAAAGCGCGAAAAATATCATGGAAAAGCTTTCCGGTCTCAATAGGGATGAACAGGCCACTATTTTGATGGTGACCCATGATACCAACGCGGCCAGCTTTTGCAGACGAATTCTGTTCATCCAAGATGGAGTGATATTTCATGAGCTTCGCCGCGGCGATGAAAGCCAGCAGGATTTCTACCGGCGTATCCTGAAAGTTATGGCTCAGTTGGGAGGTGGCAGTTGCAATGTTCTCTGA
- a CDS encoding response regulator transcription factor produces the protein MKRIAVVEDEVYMREELCSMLKKAGYSVLEITAFEDAGEQLTVINPDLVILDLNLPEISGFQICRDLKQKTSIPVLVLTSRDQMADELHALRLGADEYLTKPCRKERLLARITNILKRYEGRHNLLEGQGFLLDRGTYTLYINNTSVVLPKNQGKLLEALLFGGEELVTSEQLCRALWDTTEFIDENALQVNLTRLKKTMVNLGMKQKVVAVRGLGYRLEMEGKP, from the coding sequence ATGAAGAGAATTGCAGTTGTGGAGGATGAAGTCTATATGCGGGAAGAACTCTGCAGTATGCTGAAGAAGGCAGGGTACTCCGTTTTGGAAATAACTGCATTTGAAGATGCCGGGGAGCAGTTGACAGTCATCAATCCTGATCTTGTGATCCTGGATCTCAATCTGCCGGAAATCAGTGGTTTTCAGATTTGCCGGGATCTCAAGCAGAAAACCTCCATTCCTGTTCTGGTCTTGACTTCCAGAGACCAGATGGCCGACGAATTACATGCCCTCCGGCTTGGAGCGGACGAATACCTGACAAAGCCCTGCCGTAAAGAGCGGCTGCTGGCCAGGATCACCAACATTCTCAAGAGATACGAAGGCCGCCATAATCTTCTGGAAGGGCAAGGGTTCCTGCTGGACCGCGGGACGTATACTTTGTATATAAACAACACTTCCGTGGTGCTTCCAAAAAATCAGGGAAAGCTTCTGGAAGCATTACTTTTTGGGGGAGAGGAGCTGGTAACTTCTGAGCAGCTATGCAGGGCACTCTGGGATACCACGGAGTTCATAGACGAAAACGCGCTGCAGGTTAATTTGACCCGTCTAAAGAAAACCATGGTGAATTTAGGCATGAAGCAGAAAGTGGTGGCTGTCCGTGGGCTGGGCTATAGACTGGAAATGGAGGGCAAGCCATGA
- a CDS encoding putative ABC transporter permease: MKKHTFLLCGTAGWCMEILWTGVHAIQKKDFRLIGQSSIWMFPIYGMAACIRPVSKSLKGCSTFLRGSIYMTGIFAAELTSGALLKRFHMCPWDYSKAKLNYKGLIRLDYAPVWFVTGLFFEKILSDNS; this comes from the coding sequence ATGAAAAAGCATACCTTTCTGCTCTGCGGCACTGCCGGCTGGTGTATGGAGATTTTATGGACCGGGGTCCATGCTATTCAGAAAAAGGACTTCCGGCTGATCGGACAATCCTCTATCTGGATGTTTCCCATTTACGGAATGGCCGCCTGTATCAGGCCGGTATCAAAAAGCCTGAAAGGGTGTTCCACCTTTCTGCGGGGCAGTATTTACATGACCGGAATTTTTGCGGCGGAGCTGACCAGCGGCGCCCTGCTCAAGCGTTTTCATATGTGTCCCTGGGACTACAGCAAGGCAAAGCTGAATTACAAAGGGCTGATCCGTTTAGACTACGCACCGGTGTGGTTTGTCACAGGGCTTTTTTTTGAGAAAATACTGTCCGATAATTCTTGA
- a CDS encoding aspartate carbamoyltransferase regulatory subunit, producing the protein MLNVGRLNEGVVLDHIKAGKCMTIYKDLKLDKLDCCVALIKNARSKKMGRKDIIKVECPIDTLNLDILGFIDHTITVNIIKDGEIVQKKELQLPKQITNVIQCRNPRCITSIEQELDHVFILADPEKEVYRCKYCEEKYRGNRNK; encoded by the coding sequence ATGTTAAATGTTGGCCGTTTAAACGAAGGTGTGGTACTTGACCACATCAAAGCCGGAAAATGCATGACCATTTACAAAGACTTGAAGCTGGACAAGCTGGACTGCTGTGTAGCCCTCATCAAGAATGCCAGAAGCAAAAAAATGGGCAGAAAAGACATCATCAAAGTAGAATGCCCCATTGACACCCTGAACCTGGACATCTTAGGATTCATTGACCACACCATCACCGTAAATATTATAAAAGACGGGGAAATCGTCCAGAAAAAAGAGCTTCAGCTTCCAAAACAGATCACAAATGTGATCCAGTGCCGCAACCCCCGCTGCATCACCTCCATCGAGCAGGAATTAGACCACGTCTTCATCCTGGCCGACCCGGAGAAAGAAGTCTACCGCTGTAAATACTGCGAAGAAAAATACCGCGGCAACCGCAATAAGTAA
- a CDS encoding MATE family efflux transporter — protein sequence MHGILFTGLRTSGTLQPEKSHHKKETMAVMEKDMTKGSPFRLILAFTVPLIIGNVFQQLYNMVDAIIVGRTVGVNALAAVGMSGSVVFLILGFLNGLTTGFTVLTSRTFGAGNIDGMKKSVYSSSVLAVVVTVVLTVISVAGLKGLLHLMNTPEEIYQDAYQYLFVVFLGIWTQVLYNLLASFLRALGNSKIPLYFLILAAVLNIFLDLFFILVMKMGTRGAAVATVISQGISGILCLVYIVKKVPLLHMKREHRVLEKNSVRFQIKVGIPMGLQFSITALGIMILQSALNGFGARAVAGFTASTKVMQLINQAMISIGVTMATYSSQNIGAGRFDRIRKGARVSTGMSAAYAVLVTVILHFFGKYMVRMFIDGGQTDVLGYCEMYFSIIAPFMLILGTIFIYRNILQGMGFGFVPMMAGAAELAARTAAAFTARHFGSFEGICWADPLAWVAAAAPLVITYLWRMKKLEREAYERK from the coding sequence ATGCACGGGATTCTTTTTACAGGCCTGCGGACATCGGGCACTCTCCAGCCGGAAAAATCACATCATAAAAAGGAGACTATGGCAGTTATGGAAAAAGATATGACAAAGGGCAGCCCCTTTCGGCTGATCCTGGCTTTTACGGTTCCCCTGATCATCGGAAATGTATTTCAGCAGCTCTATAATATGGTGGATGCCATTATTGTGGGACGTACGGTGGGGGTCAACGCGCTGGCGGCGGTGGGCATGTCCGGCAGTGTTGTGTTTCTGATCTTGGGATTTTTGAATGGACTGACAACAGGATTTACGGTGCTCACCTCAAGGACTTTTGGAGCGGGGAATATAGACGGAATGAAGAAATCTGTGTATTCGTCCTCTGTGCTGGCTGTTGTGGTTACCGTGGTCCTGACTGTGATCAGTGTGGCCGGGCTGAAAGGCCTGCTGCATTTGATGAATACACCGGAAGAAATCTATCAGGATGCCTATCAGTATCTGTTTGTAGTGTTTCTGGGTATCTGGACCCAGGTCCTTTATAATCTGCTGGCAAGCTTTTTAAGGGCACTTGGGAACAGTAAGATACCTCTGTATTTTCTGATTTTGGCTGCAGTGCTGAATATTTTCCTGGACCTGTTTTTTATCTTAGTTATGAAGATGGGAACAAGAGGCGCAGCCGTGGCCACTGTGATCTCACAGGGGATTTCCGGTATCTTATGTCTGGTGTACATAGTGAAAAAGGTACCGCTTCTGCATATGAAGAGGGAACACAGAGTTCTGGAGAAAAATTCTGTCCGCTTTCAGATCAAGGTGGGCATTCCCATGGGACTTCAGTTTTCCATCACCGCTCTGGGCATCATGATCCTGCAGAGCGCGCTCAATGGATTCGGAGCCAGGGCAGTGGCGGGATTCACTGCCTCCACAAAAGTCATGCAGTTGATCAATCAGGCCATGATCTCTATCGGCGTCACCATGGCGACCTATTCCTCACAGAATATCGGGGCGGGAAGGTTCGACCGGATCAGAAAAGGGGCCAGGGTTTCCACTGGGATGTCTGCTGCCTATGCAGTGCTGGTTACGGTGATTCTGCATTTCTTTGGCAAATATATGGTGCGCATGTTTATTGATGGAGGCCAGACAGATGTGCTTGGATACTGCGAGATGTATTTTTCCATCATCGCGCCGTTTATGCTGATTTTGGGAACTATTTTTATATACAGGAACATTCTGCAGGGAATGGGATTCGGTTTTGTGCCTATGATGGCAGGGGCGGCTGAACTGGCGGCAAGGACAGCCGCAGCCTTTACCGCACGTCATTTTGGCTCCTTTGAGGGAATCTGCTGGGCGGACCCGCTGGCATGGGTGGCAGCGGCAGCGCCTCTTGTGATCACGTACCTGTGGAGAATGAAGAAATTGGAGAGGGAAGCATATGAGAGAAAATAA
- a CDS encoding ketopantoate reductase family protein — MREIKTVALIGLGAIGSFLASHFKYALEYSDLRIIAGGERKKRLEKNGIIVNGEPLYFHVVSPEEEMEPADLVILITKMGGLEQAVQDVKNQVGPDTILMCPLNGVESEEVVAKTYGWEHLLYSIARVSVVMKGNEVSFRQESARFEIGEKDNTVISPQVQAVKDLFDRAKIKCIVPKDMVYDMWHKFMCNVSENQSAAILGIPFGAWVVSEHANAIREAAMREVVAIANKKGIALSEDDIIAQRKLFPKIPYENKPSTLQDIEAGRKTEVDIFAGAVIRMGKEVGVETPLNEFFYHGIRVLEEKNEGVI, encoded by the coding sequence ATGAGAGAAATCAAAACAGTTGCACTCATCGGACTGGGAGCCATAGGAAGCTTTCTGGCATCCCATTTTAAATACGCGCTGGAATACAGTGATCTGCGTATCATCGCGGGAGGCGAGCGCAAAAAACGGCTGGAGAAAAACGGTATTATCGTCAATGGGGAACCTCTTTATTTCCATGTGGTATCCCCGGAGGAGGAAATGGAGCCTGCCGATCTGGTGATTCTGATCACAAAAATGGGCGGTCTTGAACAGGCCGTACAGGATGTAAAAAACCAGGTGGGGCCTGACACGATCTTAATGTGTCCCTTAAACGGTGTGGAGAGCGAAGAGGTGGTGGCCAAGACTTACGGATGGGAACATCTGCTCTACTCCATTGCCCGGGTCAGTGTGGTAATGAAGGGAAATGAAGTCAGCTTCCGGCAGGAATCGGCACGTTTTGAAATCGGCGAAAAGGACAATACAGTCATCTCTCCCCAGGTACAGGCAGTCAAAGATTTGTTTGACCGGGCAAAGATAAAATGTATTGTGCCAAAGGACATGGTCTATGATATGTGGCATAAGTTTATGTGCAATGTGAGTGAAAACCAGAGCGCGGCTATCCTCGGAATCCCCTTCGGGGCATGGGTTGTCAGTGAACATGCCAACGCGATCCGGGAGGCAGCCATGAGAGAGGTGGTGGCAATTGCCAATAAAAAGGGGATTGCATTGTCTGAGGATGACATCATTGCCCAGAGGAAATTGTTTCCGAAAATCCCTTATGAAAATAAACCTTCTACTCTGCAGGATATTGAGGCGGGGAGGAAGACGGAAGTGGATATTTTTGCCGGGGCCGTGATCCGCATGGGGAAGGAAGTGGGGGTGGAGACGCCTTTGAATGAGTTTTTTTATCATGGGATCCGGGTGTTGGAAGAGAAGAATGAAGGGGTGATTTAA
- a CDS encoding ABC transporter permease encodes MFSDLILRNSRRSRKENGLFFGSLVISIVAFYIILSISKQDVMIFLAKMESDAVNRLLLMIPVFYVITLGILFFLIYFACKYQMERRRKEFGVYLMMGMRRNKLFIMLLVEDILSSSLALVMGLPLAVLLSELISLVTAKLVGMGIIGHQFTFSLSAVCFTIAGFLAIKLTAFLILSGKVSRQEIGALLAHSSGNEEKQKPAFVYGICAVLGIIMLAAAYTMAIRGIAWYAAKMMLLTLFLGLLGTILLFYGMRAVIALLVKAGKANRRLHVFSFRQIQETVIRQSTSMAISSLLILAALCCFGAGIGIAGTRQLAGDHVLDYTFYDYNTEDPQDILPHIQTVLKENKLESKFSQLFEMRIGYVQTTKDYSDVFQMDPVMESLNSLPQSEDRDVLLNNLSYDNNPRLICLSDYNCLLRAAGKPVLTLAENEAAVYRDSGFTNVSRTAMLNKILLGHPQAVLNGNPVYLTGEIQSVDLVTDQSITLSFALILPDEQFLQYTNGDYEVYINGIMNRDAAGAGSLMTAISDMNTRLDGICLSDMGIEYESYLQNMGRQLFYMVAASYITIYLAIIFLVAANTIMGVQFLMDQQKTGRRYQTLVHLGAAYKDICASARKQINWFMGLPVFVAAVSSIFGVKALFAGVLPSLIQGAQGKMLVVSAAMIFLLCVVEYIYMAVIKRSSDRYLLTLMQPQREE; translated from the coding sequence ATGTTCTCTGATCTGATACTTAGAAACAGCAGACGCAGCCGCAAAGAAAACGGGCTGTTTTTCGGTTCTTTAGTCATTTCCATTGTGGCTTTTTATATAATCCTCTCCATATCCAAGCAGGATGTGATGATTTTTCTTGCGAAAATGGAAAGTGATGCAGTAAATCGTCTGCTGCTGATGATACCCGTTTTCTACGTGATAACATTGGGAATCTTGTTTTTCTTGATCTATTTTGCCTGTAAATATCAGATGGAGCGCCGCAGAAAAGAGTTCGGCGTCTATCTGATGATGGGGATGCGCAGAAACAAGCTCTTTATCATGCTTCTTGTGGAGGATATTTTGAGCAGTAGTTTGGCCCTGGTCATGGGACTTCCGCTTGCGGTGCTGCTCTCCGAACTCATCAGTCTTGTCACAGCCAAGCTTGTGGGCATGGGGATCATCGGACATCAGTTTACCTTTTCTCTGTCTGCTGTATGTTTTACCATTGCGGGATTTCTCGCTATTAAGCTGACAGCGTTTTTGATCCTCAGCGGTAAGGTCAGCCGTCAGGAGATTGGCGCTCTTTTGGCTCATTCTTCCGGTAATGAAGAAAAACAAAAGCCGGCATTTGTCTACGGGATTTGCGCAGTTTTAGGCATCATTATGCTGGCAGCTGCCTATACTATGGCTATTCGGGGGATTGCTTGGTACGCGGCAAAAATGATGCTCCTTACCCTGTTTTTGGGGCTGTTGGGAACAATTCTTCTGTTTTATGGGATGCGGGCGGTGATCGCCTTACTGGTAAAAGCGGGAAAAGCAAATCGAAGGCTTCATGTCTTTTCATTCCGTCAGATCCAGGAAACTGTCATCCGCCAGTCTACGTCTATGGCCATCAGCTCTCTGTTGATCTTGGCAGCGCTGTGCTGCTTTGGCGCCGGTATCGGAATCGCAGGTACCAGACAACTGGCAGGGGATCATGTGCTGGATTATACTTTTTACGATTATAACACAGAGGATCCGCAGGATATCCTTCCCCATATACAAACAGTGCTGAAGGAAAACAAGCTTGAAAGTAAATTTTCCCAGCTCTTTGAAATGCGCATAGGGTACGTCCAAACCACAAAGGATTACAGCGATGTGTTTCAGATGGATCCAGTTATGGAGTCCCTTAACAGCCTTCCGCAGTCGGAGGATCGGGATGTTCTTTTAAATAATCTGAGCTATGATAATAATCCGCGTCTTATCTGTCTGTCAGATTATAACTGTCTGCTGAGGGCCGCTGGTAAGCCTGTACTGACACTGGCAGAGAATGAGGCTGCCGTCTATCGGGATTCCGGATTCACAAATGTGTCCAGAACAGCCATGCTCAATAAGATCCTTTTGGGCCATCCCCAGGCCGTACTGAATGGAAATCCCGTGTATCTGACCGGGGAGATCCAGTCTGTGGATCTGGTGACAGACCAATCTATCACCTTGTCTTTTGCACTGATCCTGCCTGACGAGCAGTTTTTACAATATACAAATGGAGACTATGAGGTTTATATCAACGGCATCATGAATAGGGACGCTGCCGGGGCCGGCAGCCTGATGACCGCAATCTCTGACATGAACACCCGGCTGGATGGGATCTGCCTTTCGGACATGGGAATTGAATATGAAAGCTATCTGCAAAATATGGGGCGGCAGTTATTCTACATGGTGGCAGCCAGCTACATTACCATCTATTTGGCCATTATCTTTCTGGTGGCAGCCAACACCATCATGGGCGTTCAGTTCCTGATGGATCAACAGAAGACAGGCCGCAGATATCAGACACTGGTACATCTTGGCGCTGCCTACAAGGATATTTGCGCATCTGCCCGGAAACAGATCAACTGGTTTATGGGGCTGCCTGTCTTTGTTGCGGCAGTCAGCAGTATCTTTGGAGTCAAGGCATTGTTTGCAGGTGTGCTTCCCTCCCTGATACAGGGAGCACAGGGAAAAATGCTGGTGGTGTCTGCCGCTATGATTTTTCTGCTGTGTGTGGTAGAATATATATACATGGCTGTTATCAAGCGTTCCAGCGACCGGTATTTGCTGACGCTGATGCAGCCGCAAAGAGAAGAGTGA
- the pyrB gene encoding aspartate carbamoyltransferase, translating to MRHLMSPLDFSVEELDKVLNLANDIEKNPEKYAHACDGKIMATLFYEPSTRTRLSFESAMLRLGGKVLGFSSADSSSAAKGESVADTIRVVSCYADICAMRHPKEGAPLVASMASEIPVINAGDGGHQHPTQTLTDLLTIRSLKGRLDNITIGLCGDLKFGRTVHSLIEALVRYTGVKFVLISPEELRVPDYIKEDVLKASGHEYEEVERLEEVLPKLDLLYMTRVQKERFFNEEDYVRMKDFYILDKAKMDQAGPDMLVLHPLPRVNEISTEVDSDPRAAYFKQAQYGVYVRMALILTLLKEVDLC from the coding sequence ATGAGACACTTGATGAGTCCGCTGGATTTTTCCGTGGAAGAGCTGGATAAAGTCTTAAATCTGGCCAATGATATTGAAAAGAATCCGGAAAAGTACGCTCATGCCTGCGACGGCAAGATCATGGCGACTTTGTTTTATGAACCGAGTACAAGAACACGTTTGAGCTTTGAATCCGCTATGCTTCGTCTGGGCGGCAAGGTTCTGGGATTTTCCAGTGCAGATTCCAGTTCCGCGGCAAAAGGTGAGAGCGTTGCCGATACCATCCGCGTAGTTTCCTGCTATGCAGATATCTGTGCCATGCGTCATCCGAAAGAGGGTGCACCGCTTGTGGCATCCATGGCATCTGAGATCCCTGTCATCAACGCCGGAGACGGCGGCCACCAGCACCCGACACAGACCCTGACCGATCTGCTCACGATCCGTTCTTTAAAAGGACGCCTGGACAACATCACCATCGGTTTGTGCGGAGACCTGAAATTCGGCCGTACCGTTCACTCCCTGATCGAGGCTCTGGTCCGCTACACAGGTGTAAAATTTGTCCTTATCTCTCCGGAAGAGCTTCGTGTCCCGGATTACATTAAAGAGGATGTGTTAAAGGCCAGCGGCCATGAATATGAAGAAGTGGAGCGTCTGGAGGAAGTCCTTCCCAAGCTTGACCTTCTCTACATGACAAGAGTGCAGAAGGAGCGTTTCTTCAACGAAGAAGATTACGTCCGCATGAAAGATTTCTACATTTTGGACAAAGCCAAAATGGATCAGGCAGGACCGGACATGCTGGTACTGCATCCCCTTCCAAGGGTAAATGAAATTTCCACAGAGGTGGACAGTGACCCGAGAGCCGCCTATTTCAAACAGGCGCAGTACGGAGTCTATGTCAGAATGGCATTGATCCTCACACTACTGAAGGAGGTGGACTTATGTTAA
- a CDS encoding TetR/AcrR family transcriptional regulator, whose translation MNTVVTSREEILKTAGDMVKEGKTEKISMRGLAKACGISVGSIYNYFPTKNDLMIAVVVELWKEIFCVPLSNIEGESFLGVVESIAERIRKNKGGNQGFWAEHSFAVGDKEKGHLVMEEYLGHMRGELLDVLVEDKAARRDVWCEGFSAKAFVEFVVDFLVEDLMRGRERSVFLKELILRVVYGKNQEGLL comes from the coding sequence TTGAATACAGTTGTGACGTCCCGGGAGGAGATATTGAAGACTGCCGGGGATATGGTGAAGGAGGGGAAGACGGAGAAGATCAGCATGAGGGGACTCGCCAAGGCATGCGGGATCTCGGTGGGGTCTATCTACAACTATTTTCCCACGAAGAATGACCTGATGATCGCTGTGGTTGTGGAGCTGTGGAAGGAGATTTTTTGTGTACCTCTGAGTAATATAGAGGGGGAGAGCTTTTTGGGAGTTGTGGAGTCCATTGCAGAGAGGATCAGGAAGAATAAGGGGGGAAATCAGGGGTTTTGGGCAGAGCATTCATTCGCCGTGGGAGATAAAGAGAAGGGACATTTGGTGATGGAGGAGTATCTGGGACATATGAGAGGTGAGCTTCTCGACGTGCTTGTGGAGGATAAAGCTGCCCGGAGGGACGTCTGGTGTGAGGGGTTCTCGGCAAAGGCGTTTGTGGAGTTTGTGGTGGATTTTCTGGTGGAGGATCTGATGAGAGGCAGAGAGAGATCTGTATTTTTAAAAGAACTGATCCTGCGTGTGGTCTATGGAAAAAATCAGGAGGGCTTGTTATGA
- a CDS encoding MATE family efflux transporter, which produces MKQKKETDLGREPIGRLLFRLSVPAITAQVVNVLYNMVDRVYIGHIPGYGAQALTGVGVTFPLIMLISAFAALVSMGGAPRSSIMMGKGKKDEAEEIMGNCAMGLLIAGILLTLFFLIFSKDLLLLFGASENTISYATAYMQIYAVGTLFVQAALGMNAFITAQGFATVSMLSVVIGAVCNIVLDPIFIFAMHMGVRGAALATIISQGVSAVWVIRFLCGKKTTLRLKKKYLRISPRVFFPCMALGLSPFIMQSTESILNICFNSSLLKYGGDMAVGAMTILSSVMQFSMLPLQGLTQGSQPIVSYNFGAGNPDRVKRAFFLLLRACVLYSAAIWAVAMFAPGVFAAVFTSDPELTRTTIWAIRIYMAVSCIFGIQIACQQTFIALGKAKESIFLALLRKVILLIPLIYILPLFFADKTMAVFLAEPVADTLAVTTTAILFGVQFRKVLREMRTRKAR; this is translated from the coding sequence ATGAAACAGAAAAAAGAGACAGATTTGGGCAGGGAACCTATAGGACGGCTGTTATTTCGGCTGTCAGTCCCTGCCATTACAGCGCAGGTGGTCAATGTGCTCTATAACATGGTTGACCGAGTGTATATCGGACATATCCCCGGCTACGGAGCACAGGCGCTGACCGGTGTGGGTGTTACGTTTCCCCTTATCATGCTGATTTCTGCATTTGCGGCACTGGTGAGTATGGGAGGCGCGCCCCGTTCTTCTATCATGATGGGAAAGGGAAAGAAGGATGAGGCGGAGGAGATCATGGGAAACTGTGCTATGGGGCTTCTCATAGCGGGAATCCTGCTGACCTTGTTTTTCTTGATATTTTCCAAGGATCTGCTGCTTTTGTTCGGGGCAAGTGAGAACACGATCTCATATGCCACCGCGTATATGCAGATTTATGCAGTGGGCACTTTGTTTGTGCAGGCGGCACTGGGTATGAACGCATTTATTACAGCCCAGGGATTTGCCACAGTCAGTATGCTGAGTGTGGTCATCGGGGCTGTGTGCAATATTGTCCTTGACCCTATTTTTATTTTTGCAATGCATATGGGTGTGCGGGGCGCCGCGCTGGCCACGATCATTTCCCAGGGTGTGTCTGCTGTGTGGGTGATCCGGTTTTTATGTGGAAAGAAGACCACCCTCAGACTTAAAAAGAAATATTTAAGGATCTCACCCAGGGTGTTTTTTCCGTGTATGGCACTGGGGCTGTCACCATTTATCATGCAGTCCACGGAGAGCATACTGAATATATGTTTTAATTCTTCTCTGCTGAAATACGGAGGGGATATGGCAGTAGGTGCCATGACCATCCTGTCCAGTGTGATGCAGTTTTCCATGCTGCCCCTTCAGGGGCTGACACAGGGATCCCAGCCTATTGTGAGTTATAATTTCGGGGCAGGGAATCCGGACCGGGTGAAAAGGGCTTTTTTCCTGCTGCTGCGTGCCTGCGTTCTGTATTCGGCAGCGATTTGGGCAGTGGCAATGTTTGCACCGGGAGTGTTTGCGGCTGTCTTCACAAGTGATCCGGAGCTGACACGGACTACAATATGGGCCATTCGGATCTACATGGCAGTATCCTGTATATTCGGGATCCAGATCGCCTGCCAGCAGACGTTTATCGCGCTGGGAAAGGCAAAAGAATCCATTTTCCTGGCCCTGCTCAGAAAGGTGATCCTTCTGATCCCTCTGATCTATATACTGCCGCTATTTTTTGCGGATAAGACAATGGCGGTATTTTTGGCGGAGCCGGTGGCGGATACCCTGGCAGTGACAACGACTGCGATCCTGTTTGGAGTGCAGTTTAGGAAGGTGCTCAGAGAGATGAGAACAAGAAAGGCCCGGTAG
- a CDS encoding sensor histidine kinase — protein sequence MKQFWKILKRYAPWLLLLLLIDGFSTLLLWLCDAQAFQFLMGLIVLASLVLFSATVLFFYIKERQKQAFFRDFLTEPDAVSTERLLGAVSQQEQEQLHLLASVLQEKQSRVQEMEKSLRDYEDYVEGWAHEIKTPLSLLTMILDNRGDELSPSLQAKLDYVRSQLQEDITQMLYYARLGSSTKDYRFEAVDLQSALEEIMDDHAPLLEEKQFVVENRLQSETVYTDRRGLQFMLGQIISNAIKYSGDAPRLTISVQLAAAAEILTIADNGMGVRSYDLPYIFQKGFTGDSSDGRKKATGMGLYLTKKMAGDLNLQLEAESQWGEGFSISIIFPRVQIN from the coding sequence ATGAAACAGTTCTGGAAAATCTTAAAAAGATATGCTCCGTGGCTTCTTCTGCTGCTGCTCATAGACGGCTTTTCCACATTGCTGCTCTGGCTTTGCGACGCCCAGGCATTTCAATTTCTTATGGGACTCATTGTGTTGGCAAGCCTTGTGCTTTTTTCAGCAACCGTGCTGTTTTTTTACATCAAGGAGCGGCAGAAGCAGGCATTTTTTCGGGATTTTTTAACGGAGCCGGATGCGGTGAGCACGGAAAGGCTGCTGGGTGCGGTGAGTCAGCAGGAGCAGGAACAGCTTCATCTTCTGGCGTCTGTGCTGCAGGAAAAGCAGAGCAGGGTTCAGGAGATGGAGAAATCTCTTCGGGATTATGAGGACTATGTGGAGGGATGGGCACATGAGATCAAAACTCCGCTGTCTCTGCTGACCATGATCCTGGATAATCGGGGTGACGAGCTTTCTCCTTCTTTGCAGGCAAAATTAGACTATGTGCGAAGCCAGCTTCAGGAGGACATTACCCAAATGCTTTACTACGCCCGGTTGGGGAGCAGTACAAAAGATTACCGGTTTGAGGCGGTTGATCTTCAAAGTGCCTTGGAAGAAATCATGGATGATCATGCACCTCTTCTGGAAGAAAAGCAGTTTGTTGTTGAAAACCGGCTGCAGTCTGAAACCGTCTATACAGATCGCCGGGGCCTTCAGTTCATGTTGGGACAGATCATCAGTAACGCTATCAAATACAGCGGTGATGCCCCTCGCCTTACCATATCCGTGCAGCTCGCCGCGGCGGCGGAAATTCTGACCATTGCAGATAACGGTATGGGAGTCAGAAGTTACGACCTGCCCTATATTTTTCAAAAGGGTTTTACCGGCGACTCCAGCGACGGCCGGAAGAAGGCCACCGGCATGGGATTGTATCTCACAAAAAAGATGGCAGGTGATCTTAATCTGCAGTTGGAAGCAGAATCCCAATGGGGAGAGGGATTTTCAATTTCTATTATTTTTCCCAGAGTTCAAATTAACTGA